In Diabrotica undecimpunctata isolate CICGRU chromosome 4, icDiaUnde3, whole genome shotgun sequence, a single genomic region encodes these proteins:
- the Oat gene encoding ornithine aminotransferase, mitochondrial has product MIPSRHAPRFLENAKSCINLSKKAFSTETVIHKEEKYAAHNYHPLPVALAKGQGVFVWDVEGKRYFDYLSGYSANNFGHCHPKIVKALQDQSAVLHHTSRAFFSDQLGEYAEVVTKLFGYDKVLPMNTGVEADDTACKLARKWGYKKKGIPKDQAKIIFAEDNFWGRSLAAVSASTDPTSYEGYGPFMPGFKIIPYDDLKALEEQLKDPNVCAYMVEPIQGEAGIRVPSPGYLKGVRDLCTKYNVLWIADEIQTGLGRTGKRLAVDYENVKPDILVLGKALGGGVYPVSACLANDDVMLVIEPGTHGSTFGGNPLGSRVAIVSLGVLEDEKIAENAFNMGEIFRQQLQSKLNKDIATEVRGKGLLNAVVINRGVADAWDVCLKMKQNGVIAKHTHEDIIRFAPPLVINKEQLEESINIIVNTINGLQK; this is encoded by the exons ATGATTCCTTCACGGCACGCCCCACGATTTTTAGAAAATGCCAAAAGCTGCATTAATTTGTCGAAGAAGGCATTTAGCACCGAGACGGTTATTCATAAGGAAGAGAAGTATGCGGCCCACAATTACCATCCTCTGCCTGTGGCTCTAGCGAAAGGACAAG GTGTTTTTGTATGGGACGTCGAAGGAAAAAGATATTTTGATTACTTAAGTGGTTATTCAGCCAACAATTTTGGTCACTGTCATCCGAAAATAGTTAAAGCTTTACAAGACCAAAGTGCAGTACTTCACCACACATCCAGAGCATTTTTTTCTGATCAACTTGGAGAGTATGCAGAGGTTGTAACCAAACTTTTTGGATACGACAAGGTTCTGCCGATGAATACAG GTGTGGAAGCAGACGATACTGCCTGTAAATTAGCCAGGAAATGGGGATACAAAAAGAAGGGGATACCCAAAGATCAAGCCAAAATTATTTTTGCAGAGGACAACTTTTGGGGAAGATCTTTGGCAGCAGTATCAGCGTCGACAGATCCCACAAGCTATGAGGGATATGGACCGTTCATGCCTGGTTTTAAAATCATACCTTATGACGATCTGAAAGCACTAGAG gaGCAATTAAAAGATCCCAACGTATGTGCCTATATGGTTGAACCAATCCAAGGAGAAGCCGGTATTAGAGTACCATCTCCAGGCTATTTAAAAGGAGTCAGAGATCTTTGCACGAAATACAACGTTCTTTGGATTGCCGATGAAATCCAAACTGGTTTAGGAAGAACTGGAAAAAGACTGGCTGTAGATTACGAAAATGTCAAGCCTGATATTCTGGTCCTTGGAAAGGCGTTGGGAGGTGGAGTCTATCCGGTATCAGCTTGTCTAGCTAACGATGATGTTATGTTGGTGATTGAACCAG GTACGCATGGATCCACCTTCGGAGGCAACCCTCTCGGTTCTAGAGTAGCAATTGTTTCCCTAGGAGTTTTAGAAGACGAGAAGATCGCAGAAAACGCTTTCAACATGGGAGAGATATTCAGACAACAACTTCAAAGCAAATTAAATAAGGACATTGCGACGGAAGTTAGAGGAAAAGGTCTCTTGAACGCTGTAGTCATCAACAGAG GTGTAGCTGATGCGTGGGATGTATGTTTAAAAATGAAACAGAATGGTGTCATTGCCAAACACACTCACGAAGACATCATTAGATTTGCCCCTCCTCTTGTTATTAACAAGGAACAACTCGAAGAATCTATTAATATTATTGTAAATACTATTAATGGCTTACAGAAATAA